In Diorhabda carinulata isolate Delta chromosome 6, icDioCari1.1, whole genome shotgun sequence, a single genomic region encodes these proteins:
- the LOC130895916 gene encoding transient-receptor-potential-like protein isoform X2 — translation MTRRSLIMPKLPNVLTLEEKKYLLAVERGDLANVRRILQRAQKRPGTLDINCMDSLGRGALTIAIDQENLEIVEILVVMGVETKDSLLHAINAEFVEAVELLLEHEELIHKEGEPYSWQKVDINTAMFTPDLTPLILAAHRNNYEILKLLLDRGATVPMPHDIKCGCNECLQKSEEDSLRHSLSRLNEYKALASPSLIALSSSDPLLTAFQLSWELRNLAFAEPECKSEYMDLRLQCQQFAVDLLHQSRNSQELAIILNHDPENPPYQEGEHMKLARLELAIQYKQKKFVSHPNIQQLLAAIWYEGVPGFRRKSNKEKIMIIVKVALLFPFYCLLYMVAPETKTGKLMRKPFMKFLIHASSYLFFLLLLILVSLRADDLVLEYLGSDTMRDYVRQKYDRQRGNPPTILEYAVLLYVIGFIFEETQEIFVEGINSYLRNLWNFIDFTRNVLYTAVFFLRIASYFQQAAEIENDEETAKIRRENWNAFDPQLIAEGLFAAANIFSALKLVHLFSINPHLGPLQISLGRMVIDIVKFFFIYSLVLFAFACGLNQLLWYFSDLEKQKCYHLPNGEPDFDGASDSCMKWRRFANVFESSQSLFWASFGMVDLDSFELTGIKTYTRFWGLLMFGSYSVINVIVLLNLLIAMMSNSYATIDEHSDTEWKFARTKLWMSYFEETGTLPPPFNIFPKPKMLLKMFGLRKKDKLKKMSTKRRNREEKERDYRYTAVMRALVWRYVSAKHRKCDESSVTEDDINELKSDISSFRYELLEVLGKNGMDISCAEKKDKAILGRKMKVWERRLMKDFKVAPVSQDEEVNLELFAPPPENESSLARFRRVARLAVLDSNTLKWRQVVKSAQIASQIGRCHRKDELKKQKNLQRAIAEAQRLANSISPDNISGTATPIILPDLTGTDLVQLIKGDDTSDKSKRSYALSPNISIKNQIPKSLTPTISIKTPCNGVDREISTSPYRKRDLIEFDSAKPSPVKKSEESSSVDSLDRILDNIQFSETDYTDTVTSPPIIVSPPLDELESPGKHSLNSMVHLKPRSEIDDILGEDWNLSMDEKSIEDEIESLPRPTSPIPKLLEEEESIPLSSLDGKTGEEIPRSILKDENSPRRISDEITGEETENKAREQEDEDNLKVDEETTPGSSIAIAAKPVKLKPVVTFADDSSPSQSPATTPMSQRNIQRVHAKRTQPKYGWL, via the exons ATGACTCGTAGATCATTAATAATGCCCAAACTACCAAACGTTTTAACTTTAGAagagaaaaaatatcttttagcGGTGGAAAGAGGTGATTTAGCCAACGTTCGAAG GATATTACAGAGAGCGCAGAAAAGACCAGGCACTCTCGATATTAATTGTATGGACAGTTTAGGTAGAGGAGCTTTAACGATAGCGATcgatcaagaaaatttagaaatcgTTGAAATATTAGTGGTCATGGGAGTTGAGACTAAAGATTCTCTTTTGCACGCCATAAACGCGGAATTCGTCGAGGCAGTCGAGCTACTTTTGGAACACGAAGAGCTCATCCATAAAGAAGGAGAACCATAC AGTTGGCAAAAAGTCGATATTAACACGGCTATGTTCACGCCAGATTTAACCCCGCTCATTTTGGCTGCTCATAGAAACAATTATGAGATCCTGAAACTCTTATTGGATAGAGGGGCCACTGTTCCCATGCCTCACGATATCAA ATGCGGATGTAACGAATGCCTACAAAAATCAGAAGAAGATTCGCTCAGACATTCTTTATCTAGATTAAACGAGTATAAAGCCCTTGCCAGTCCGTCCCTTATCGCCCTTTCCTCCAGCGATCCTTTATTAACGGCTTTTCAGTTGTCTTGGGAATTGAGGAATTTGGCATTTGCCGAACCT GAATGTAAATCTGAATACATGGATTTGCGATTACAATGTCAACAGTTCGCCGTTGATTTGTTACATCAATCTAGAAATTCGCAAGAATTGGCGATAATACTGAATCACGATCCGGAAAATCCCCCTTACCAAGAAGGGGAGCACATGAAATTAGCTAGACTAGAATTAGCTAtccaatataaacaaaaaaag TTTGTATCTCATCCGAATATTCAACAGCTGTTGGCCGCTATTTGGTACGAGGGGGTTCCGGGTTTTAGACGAAAatctaacaaagaaaaaattatgataatcgTGAAAGTAGCACTACtatttcctttttattgtttattatacatGGTGGCGCCGGAAACTAAAACGGGAAAACTTATGAGGAAACCTTTCATGAAGTTTTTAATTCATGCTTCTTCGTACCTTTTTTTTCTGT tGCTACTGATTCTAGTATCACTTAGAGCCGACGATTTGGTTTTAGAATATCTCGGATCGGACACAATGCGAGATTACGTTAGACAAAAATATGACAGACAAAGAGGAAACCCACCAACTATATTAGAATACGCGGTCCTGTTGTACGTCATAG GATTCATTTTCGAGGAAACCCAAGAGATATTTGTGGAAGGGATAAATTCGTATTTAAGGAACTTATGGAACTTCATCGATTTCACGAGGAACGTTTTATATACGGCGGTTTTCTTTTTACGTATCGCGTCGTATTTTCAACAAGCCGCCGAAATTGAAAACGACGAAGAAACCGCTAAAATCAGAAGGGAAAATTGGAACGCTTTCGATCCGCAGTTGATCGCCGAAGGATTATTCGCCGCCGCTAATATTTTCAG CGCATTGAAATTAGTTCaccttttttctataaatccgCATTTGGGACCGCTCCAAATATCTTTGGGTCGGATGGTTATTGATATAGTTAAATTCTTCTTCATCTATTCGTTGGTACTTTTCGCTTTTGCTTGCG gTCTAAATCAATTATTGTGGTACTTCTCCGATCTGGAGAAACAGAAATGTTATCATCTGCCTAATGGAGAACCGGATTTTGATGGCGCTTCCGATTCTTGTATGAAATGGAGGCGATTCGctaa tgttttcGAATCGTCCCAATCGCTTTTTTGGGCCAGTTTTGGTATGGTAGATCTCGATAGTTTCGAATTGACCGGTATAAAAACGTACACGAGATTTTGGGGTCTACTGATGTTCGGTTCGTACAGCGTCATCAACGTTATCGTTCTCCTGAATCTTCTTATAGCCATGATGTCTAATTCTTATGCTACTATCGAT GAACATTCGGATACCGAATGGAAATTCGCCAGGACGAAACTATGGATGAGCTACTTCGAAGAAACCGGCACCCTACCGCCacctttcaacatttttccgAAACCGAAGATGCTTTTGAAAATGTTCGGGCTACGAAAAAAGGACAAACTTAAAAAGATGTCGACTAAA agGAGGAATAGAGAAGAGAAAGAAAGAGATTATAGGTACACGGCTGTAATGAGGGCGTTAGTTTGGCGATACGTTTCGGCGAAACATAGAAAATGCGACGAATCTTCGGTCACCGAAGACGATATCAACGAATTGAAGAGTGATATTTCTTCGTTCCGGTACGAATTACTGGAAGTTTTAGGTAAAAACGGAATGGATATTTCGTGCGCCGAAAAAAAAGACAAAG CTATATTAGGACGGAAAATGAAAGTTTGGGAAAGGAGATTAATGAAAGATTTCAAAGTAGCTCCGGTATCGCAAGACGAAGAAGTAAACTTGGAATTATTCGCACCACCACCGGAAAACGAAAGTTCCCTAGCGAG ATTCAGAAGAGTTGCCAGATTGGCCGTTCTCGATTCTAATACTCTAAAATGGAGACAAGTTGTTAAAAGTGCCCAAATAGC TTCACAAATTGGTAGATGCCATCGAAAAGATgaattgaagaaacaaaaaaatctacaaCGGGCCATCGCCGAAGCGCAACGTTTAGCGAATTCCATAAGTCCGGATAATATTTCCGGTACAGCGACACCGATCATTCTACCGGATTTAACTGGAACCGATTTAGTTCAATTAATAAAAGGGGATGATACTTCAG ATAAATCCAAGAGAAGCTACGCTTTAAGTCcgaatatttctatcaaaaaccAAATACCTAAATCTTTAACGCCCACTATATCTATTAAAACACCATGTAATGGTGTCGATAGAGAAATATCGACTTCGCCATATCGAAAACGAGATCTCATAGAATTCGATAGTGCTAAACCATCCCCAGTGAAAAAATCAGAAGAATCATCTTCTGTCGATTCTTTAGATCGAATCCTCGATAACATACAATTTTCGGAAACTGATTACACCGATACGGTCACTTCACCTCCGATAATAGTGTCCCCACCTTTGGACGAACTTGAAAGTCCTGGAAAACATTCGCTCAATTCGATGGTTCATTTGAAACCTAGAAGTGAAATCGACGATATTTTGGGAGAAGATTGGAATTTGTCTATGGACGAAAAATCTATTGAAGACGAAATTGAATCTTTACCAAGACCTACTAGTCCGATTCCAAAGTTactagaagaagaagaatcgaTTCCGTTATCTTCTTTAGATGGAAAAACGGGAGAAGAAATACCGCGAAGTATATTGAAAGATGAAAATAGTCCACGACGAATTAGTGATGAAATAACTGGAgaagaaactgaaaataaagCGCGGGAACAAGAAGACGAAGATAATTTAAAAGTTGACGAGGAAACAACACCGGGATCATCGATTGCGATAGCAGCGAAACCTGTTAAATTAAAACCGGTAGTGACGTTTGCGGAT gaTTCGTCTCCTTCGCAAAGCCCCGCGACTACACCTATGAGTCAAAGAAATATTCAACGGGTTCACGCGAAAAGAACTCAGCCCAAATATGGCTGGTTATAA
- the LOC130895916 gene encoding transient-receptor-potential-like protein isoform X1: MDEDVVDIESRMTRRSLIMPKLPNVLTLEEKKYLLAVERGDLANVRRILQRAQKRPGTLDINCMDSLGRGALTIAIDQENLEIVEILVVMGVETKDSLLHAINAEFVEAVELLLEHEELIHKEGEPYSWQKVDINTAMFTPDLTPLILAAHRNNYEILKLLLDRGATVPMPHDIKCGCNECLQKSEEDSLRHSLSRLNEYKALASPSLIALSSSDPLLTAFQLSWELRNLAFAEPECKSEYMDLRLQCQQFAVDLLHQSRNSQELAIILNHDPENPPYQEGEHMKLARLELAIQYKQKKFVSHPNIQQLLAAIWYEGVPGFRRKSNKEKIMIIVKVALLFPFYCLLYMVAPETKTGKLMRKPFMKFLIHASSYLFFLLLLILVSLRADDLVLEYLGSDTMRDYVRQKYDRQRGNPPTILEYAVLLYVIGFIFEETQEIFVEGINSYLRNLWNFIDFTRNVLYTAVFFLRIASYFQQAAEIENDEETAKIRRENWNAFDPQLIAEGLFAAANIFSALKLVHLFSINPHLGPLQISLGRMVIDIVKFFFIYSLVLFAFACGLNQLLWYFSDLEKQKCYHLPNGEPDFDGASDSCMKWRRFANVFESSQSLFWASFGMVDLDSFELTGIKTYTRFWGLLMFGSYSVINVIVLLNLLIAMMSNSYATIDEHSDTEWKFARTKLWMSYFEETGTLPPPFNIFPKPKMLLKMFGLRKKDKLKKMSTKRRNREEKERDYRYTAVMRALVWRYVSAKHRKCDESSVTEDDINELKSDISSFRYELLEVLGKNGMDISCAEKKDKAILGRKMKVWERRLMKDFKVAPVSQDEEVNLELFAPPPENESSLARFRRVARLAVLDSNTLKWRQVVKSAQIASQIGRCHRKDELKKQKNLQRAIAEAQRLANSISPDNISGTATPIILPDLTGTDLVQLIKGDDTSDKSKRSYALSPNISIKNQIPKSLTPTISIKTPCNGVDREISTSPYRKRDLIEFDSAKPSPVKKSEESSSVDSLDRILDNIQFSETDYTDTVTSPPIIVSPPLDELESPGKHSLNSMVHLKPRSEIDDILGEDWNLSMDEKSIEDEIESLPRPTSPIPKLLEEEESIPLSSLDGKTGEEIPRSILKDENSPRRISDEITGEETENKAREQEDEDNLKVDEETTPGSSIAIAAKPVKLKPVVTFADDSSPSQSPATTPMSQRNIQRVHAKRTQPKYGWL; the protein is encoded by the exons atGGATGAAGATGTC gtaGATATTGAGTCTCGTATGACTCGTAGATCATTAATAATGCCCAAACTACCAAACGTTTTAACTTTAGAagagaaaaaatatcttttagcGGTGGAAAGAGGTGATTTAGCCAACGTTCGAAG GATATTACAGAGAGCGCAGAAAAGACCAGGCACTCTCGATATTAATTGTATGGACAGTTTAGGTAGAGGAGCTTTAACGATAGCGATcgatcaagaaaatttagaaatcgTTGAAATATTAGTGGTCATGGGAGTTGAGACTAAAGATTCTCTTTTGCACGCCATAAACGCGGAATTCGTCGAGGCAGTCGAGCTACTTTTGGAACACGAAGAGCTCATCCATAAAGAAGGAGAACCATAC AGTTGGCAAAAAGTCGATATTAACACGGCTATGTTCACGCCAGATTTAACCCCGCTCATTTTGGCTGCTCATAGAAACAATTATGAGATCCTGAAACTCTTATTGGATAGAGGGGCCACTGTTCCCATGCCTCACGATATCAA ATGCGGATGTAACGAATGCCTACAAAAATCAGAAGAAGATTCGCTCAGACATTCTTTATCTAGATTAAACGAGTATAAAGCCCTTGCCAGTCCGTCCCTTATCGCCCTTTCCTCCAGCGATCCTTTATTAACGGCTTTTCAGTTGTCTTGGGAATTGAGGAATTTGGCATTTGCCGAACCT GAATGTAAATCTGAATACATGGATTTGCGATTACAATGTCAACAGTTCGCCGTTGATTTGTTACATCAATCTAGAAATTCGCAAGAATTGGCGATAATACTGAATCACGATCCGGAAAATCCCCCTTACCAAGAAGGGGAGCACATGAAATTAGCTAGACTAGAATTAGCTAtccaatataaacaaaaaaag TTTGTATCTCATCCGAATATTCAACAGCTGTTGGCCGCTATTTGGTACGAGGGGGTTCCGGGTTTTAGACGAAAatctaacaaagaaaaaattatgataatcgTGAAAGTAGCACTACtatttcctttttattgtttattatacatGGTGGCGCCGGAAACTAAAACGGGAAAACTTATGAGGAAACCTTTCATGAAGTTTTTAATTCATGCTTCTTCGTACCTTTTTTTTCTGT tGCTACTGATTCTAGTATCACTTAGAGCCGACGATTTGGTTTTAGAATATCTCGGATCGGACACAATGCGAGATTACGTTAGACAAAAATATGACAGACAAAGAGGAAACCCACCAACTATATTAGAATACGCGGTCCTGTTGTACGTCATAG GATTCATTTTCGAGGAAACCCAAGAGATATTTGTGGAAGGGATAAATTCGTATTTAAGGAACTTATGGAACTTCATCGATTTCACGAGGAACGTTTTATATACGGCGGTTTTCTTTTTACGTATCGCGTCGTATTTTCAACAAGCCGCCGAAATTGAAAACGACGAAGAAACCGCTAAAATCAGAAGGGAAAATTGGAACGCTTTCGATCCGCAGTTGATCGCCGAAGGATTATTCGCCGCCGCTAATATTTTCAG CGCATTGAAATTAGTTCaccttttttctataaatccgCATTTGGGACCGCTCCAAATATCTTTGGGTCGGATGGTTATTGATATAGTTAAATTCTTCTTCATCTATTCGTTGGTACTTTTCGCTTTTGCTTGCG gTCTAAATCAATTATTGTGGTACTTCTCCGATCTGGAGAAACAGAAATGTTATCATCTGCCTAATGGAGAACCGGATTTTGATGGCGCTTCCGATTCTTGTATGAAATGGAGGCGATTCGctaa tgttttcGAATCGTCCCAATCGCTTTTTTGGGCCAGTTTTGGTATGGTAGATCTCGATAGTTTCGAATTGACCGGTATAAAAACGTACACGAGATTTTGGGGTCTACTGATGTTCGGTTCGTACAGCGTCATCAACGTTATCGTTCTCCTGAATCTTCTTATAGCCATGATGTCTAATTCTTATGCTACTATCGAT GAACATTCGGATACCGAATGGAAATTCGCCAGGACGAAACTATGGATGAGCTACTTCGAAGAAACCGGCACCCTACCGCCacctttcaacatttttccgAAACCGAAGATGCTTTTGAAAATGTTCGGGCTACGAAAAAAGGACAAACTTAAAAAGATGTCGACTAAA agGAGGAATAGAGAAGAGAAAGAAAGAGATTATAGGTACACGGCTGTAATGAGGGCGTTAGTTTGGCGATACGTTTCGGCGAAACATAGAAAATGCGACGAATCTTCGGTCACCGAAGACGATATCAACGAATTGAAGAGTGATATTTCTTCGTTCCGGTACGAATTACTGGAAGTTTTAGGTAAAAACGGAATGGATATTTCGTGCGCCGAAAAAAAAGACAAAG CTATATTAGGACGGAAAATGAAAGTTTGGGAAAGGAGATTAATGAAAGATTTCAAAGTAGCTCCGGTATCGCAAGACGAAGAAGTAAACTTGGAATTATTCGCACCACCACCGGAAAACGAAAGTTCCCTAGCGAG ATTCAGAAGAGTTGCCAGATTGGCCGTTCTCGATTCTAATACTCTAAAATGGAGACAAGTTGTTAAAAGTGCCCAAATAGC TTCACAAATTGGTAGATGCCATCGAAAAGATgaattgaagaaacaaaaaaatctacaaCGGGCCATCGCCGAAGCGCAACGTTTAGCGAATTCCATAAGTCCGGATAATATTTCCGGTACAGCGACACCGATCATTCTACCGGATTTAACTGGAACCGATTTAGTTCAATTAATAAAAGGGGATGATACTTCAG ATAAATCCAAGAGAAGCTACGCTTTAAGTCcgaatatttctatcaaaaaccAAATACCTAAATCTTTAACGCCCACTATATCTATTAAAACACCATGTAATGGTGTCGATAGAGAAATATCGACTTCGCCATATCGAAAACGAGATCTCATAGAATTCGATAGTGCTAAACCATCCCCAGTGAAAAAATCAGAAGAATCATCTTCTGTCGATTCTTTAGATCGAATCCTCGATAACATACAATTTTCGGAAACTGATTACACCGATACGGTCACTTCACCTCCGATAATAGTGTCCCCACCTTTGGACGAACTTGAAAGTCCTGGAAAACATTCGCTCAATTCGATGGTTCATTTGAAACCTAGAAGTGAAATCGACGATATTTTGGGAGAAGATTGGAATTTGTCTATGGACGAAAAATCTATTGAAGACGAAATTGAATCTTTACCAAGACCTACTAGTCCGATTCCAAAGTTactagaagaagaagaatcgaTTCCGTTATCTTCTTTAGATGGAAAAACGGGAGAAGAAATACCGCGAAGTATATTGAAAGATGAAAATAGTCCACGACGAATTAGTGATGAAATAACTGGAgaagaaactgaaaataaagCGCGGGAACAAGAAGACGAAGATAATTTAAAAGTTGACGAGGAAACAACACCGGGATCATCGATTGCGATAGCAGCGAAACCTGTTAAATTAAAACCGGTAGTGACGTTTGCGGAT gaTTCGTCTCCTTCGCAAAGCCCCGCGACTACACCTATGAGTCAAAGAAATATTCAACGGGTTCACGCGAAAAGAACTCAGCCCAAATATGGCTGGTTATAA
- the LOC130895918 gene encoding rho GTPase-activating protein 11A-like isoform X1, with product MSFKSSKVCTCIHFFDSVPDKSIVRENVVKHLDGKGINVAIKDDTDMKQEQSKEKETSHNNSKRKRKFGLRKKHADNVTINLEKMPKKTVKLKTQQVIDIPEHIHDMCSFILRHVEVKGIFKKKGNSSKQEAITHMIKYNQCIPTEIYSPIDVSGALLKTLKLLREPVIPCKYHPLLYACYDHEDNENLLLLACLLMPVENVNILAYLMQFFNEVSKHNVTSQTNLIEQIGSAIMPFSENKYKSNKIIGILMNKSEFIGMVPEVMTYKWPLKKPKTICDKFNDVIKSFGKIFRRIKHSTYSNRFFN from the exons ATGAGTTTCAAATCATCAAAAGTTTGCACATGTATCCATTTCTTTGATTCTGTACCAGACAAGAGTATCGTGAGAGAAAACGTTGTAAAACATTTGGATGGAAAAGGTATAAACGTTGCGATAAAAGATGATACAGATATGAAACAAGAACAAAGTAAAGAGAAAGAAACATCGCATAATAATTCAAAACGGAAAAGAAAATTTGGTTTACGTAAAAAACATGCTGATAATGTTAcgattaatttagaaaaaatgccaaaaaaaacCGTGAAATTGAAAACACAACAAGTTATAGATATACCAGAACACATACACGATATGTGTAGCTTTATATTGAGACATGTTGAGGTTAAgggaattttcaaaaagaaaggCAATTCAAGTAAACAAGAAG CAATAACACATATGATTAAATATAACCAATGCATTCCGACCGAAATTTACTCTCCAATCGACGTGAGTGGGGCCCTGcttaaaactttgaaattacTACGAGAACCAGTGATTCCATGTAAATATCACCCTTTACTGTACGCTTGTTACGACCACGAAGACAACGAGAACCTTTTGCTGTTAGCGTGCTTGTTAATGCCAGTAGAAAACGTAAATATTTTGGCTTATTTGATGCAATTTTTCAACGAAGTTTCTAAACATAACGTTACGAGTCAAACGAACTTAATCGAGCAGATAGGGTCTGCCATAATGCCCTTTTCAGAAAACAAATacaaatccaataaaatcatcggtatattaatgaataaatcTGAATTTATTGGAATGGTTCCCGAAGTGATGACGTATAAATGGCCTTTAAAGAAGCCCAAAACTATTTGCGACAAATTTAACGATGTCATTAAGTCGTTTGGAAAAATATTCAGGAGAATAAAACATTCAACATATTCAAATCGTTTTTTTAATTGA
- the LOC130895918 gene encoding uncharacterized protein LOC130895918 isoform X2, whose protein sequence is MSFKSSKVCTCIHFFDSVPDKSIVRENVVKHLDGKGINVAIKDDTDMKQEQSKEKETSHNNSKRKRKFGLRKKHADNVTINLEKMPKKTVKLKTQQVIDIPEHIHDMCSFILRHVEVKGIFKKKGNSSKQEGSNNTYD, encoded by the exons ATGAGTTTCAAATCATCAAAAGTTTGCACATGTATCCATTTCTTTGATTCTGTACCAGACAAGAGTATCGTGAGAGAAAACGTTGTAAAACATTTGGATGGAAAAGGTATAAACGTTGCGATAAAAGATGATACAGATATGAAACAAGAACAAAGTAAAGAGAAAGAAACATCGCATAATAATTCAAAACGGAAAAGAAAATTTGGTTTACGTAAAAAACATGCTGATAATGTTAcgattaatttagaaaaaatgccaaaaaaaacCGTGAAATTGAAAACACAACAAGTTATAGATATACCAGAACACATACACGATATGTGTAGCTTTATATTGAGACATGTTGAGGTTAAgggaattttcaaaaagaaaggCAATTCAAGTAAACAAGAAG gTAGCAATAACACATATGATTAA